A part of Aquaspirillum sp. LM1 genomic DNA contains:
- the dnaQ gene encoding DNA polymerase III subunit epsilon, which yields MRYIILDTETTGLNPRTGDRLVEFAGLEMVGRKLTGRSLHLFVHPERDIPEEASRIHGITLDQLEGQPVFAGVAEQISDFIRGAGLIIHNAPFDMGFLDMEFTRIGLPSARSQAGEVIDTLAMAKEQFPGKRNNLDALCDRFEVDRSNRTFHGALIDCELLCEVYLAMTRGQESLLMDIEPIQSERGGPALSLSGGTRPKVQLASAEETALHESYLDGLDKAVKGSCLWRKTPPESA from the coding sequence ATGCGTTACATTATTCTCGATACCGAAACCACCGGCCTGAACCCGCGCACTGGCGACCGGCTGGTTGAATTTGCCGGGCTGGAAATGGTCGGGCGCAAGCTCACTGGCCGCTCGCTGCACCTGTTTGTCCACCCGGAACGCGACATCCCGGAAGAAGCCTCGCGCATCCACGGCATCACCCTCGACCAACTGGAAGGCCAGCCGGTGTTTGCCGGTGTGGCAGAGCAAATCAGCGACTTCATTCGCGGTGCCGGGCTGATCATCCATAACGCCCCCTTCGACATGGGCTTTCTGGATATGGAGTTCACCCGGATTGGCCTGCCCAGCGCCAGAAGCCAGGCGGGCGAAGTGATCGACACCCTGGCCATGGCCAAGGAACAGTTTCCCGGCAAGCGCAACAACCTGGACGCCTTGTGCGACCGCTTTGAAGTGGACCGCTCCAACCGCACCTTCCACGGCGCGCTGATCGACTGCGAACTGCTCTGCGAGGTGTATCTGGCCATGACCCGTGGCCAGGAAAGCCTGTTGATGGACATCGAGCCCATCCAGTCCGAACGCGGCGGCCCGGCACTCAGCCTCAGTGGCGGCACACGCCCCAAGGTGCAGTTGGCCAGCGCCGAAGAAACCGCCCTGCATGAAAGTTACCTGGACGGCCTGGACAAAGCCGTCAAGGGCAGCTGCCTGTGGCGGAAAACCCCGCCGGAGTCGGCATGA
- the rnhA gene encoding ribonuclease HI: protein MSTADIVEIYTDGACKGNPGPGGWGALLRYKGAEKELWGGENDTTNNRMELLAVIKALNCLKRPSVIHVYTDSQYVQKGISEWIHGWKARGWKTAAKAPVKNADLWQLLDSAQSTHQIDWRWVKGHAGHEFNERADALANRGVDDTLGG from the coding sequence ATGAGCACAGCTGATATTGTCGAGATTTACACCGATGGCGCCTGCAAGGGCAACCCTGGCCCAGGCGGCTGGGGCGCGCTGTTGCGCTACAAGGGTGCCGAAAAAGAGCTGTGGGGCGGTGAAAACGACACCACCAACAACCGCATGGAGCTGCTGGCGGTGATCAAGGCGCTGAACTGCCTGAAACGCCCGTCGGTCATCCATGTATACACCGACTCGCAGTACGTGCAAAAAGGCATCAGCGAATGGATTCATGGCTGGAAGGCGCGTGGCTGGAAAACCGCCGCCAAGGCCCCGGTCAAGAATGCCGACCTATGGCAGTTGCTCGACAGCGCACAAAGCACCCACCAGATTGACTGGCGCTGGGTAAAAGGCCACGCCGGCCATGAATTCAACGAACGGGCCGACGCCCTGGCCAACCGTGGGGTGGACGACACCCTGGGCGGCTAA
- a CDS encoding class I SAM-dependent methyltransferase, whose translation MPELSQWLHTPLGHYVMAREQAYFDRAVADVFGYHAVQLGLPDHPLLRENRMPWRCLAGNHGPVDLLCDPVAMPFANQSIDLLLLPHVLDFTSHPHQVLREAERVLVAEGRVILTGFNPFSLWGLARRGKPDSLPWQANFIGLNRLKDWLQLLSLEPAGGAFLCYAPPFERESWLQRWRFMEDAGDRWWPLAAGVYAIEAVKRVRGMRLLTPRWRLLTPAPLASSAARSSRRGVLPPAVTRKNRHEHS comes from the coding sequence ATGCCGGAACTGAGCCAATGGCTGCATACGCCGCTTGGCCACTATGTGATGGCGCGCGAACAGGCTTATTTTGACCGGGCGGTGGCCGATGTGTTTGGCTACCACGCCGTTCAGCTTGGTCTGCCGGACCACCCGCTGCTGCGGGAAAACCGCATGCCCTGGCGCTGCCTGGCCGGCAATCATGGCCCGGTGGACCTGCTGTGCGATCCGGTGGCCATGCCGTTTGCCAACCAGAGCATCGACCTGCTGCTGCTGCCCCACGTGCTGGATTTTACCAGCCATCCGCACCAGGTGCTGCGTGAAGCCGAACGGGTGCTGGTGGCTGAGGGGCGGGTGATCCTGACCGGCTTCAATCCGTTCAGCCTGTGGGGGCTGGCGCGGCGGGGCAAGCCGGACAGCTTGCCGTGGCAGGCCAATTTCATCGGGCTGAACCGGCTGAAGGACTGGCTGCAGTTGCTGAGCCTGGAGCCGGCTGGCGGGGCGTTCTTGTGTTATGCGCCGCCGTTTGAGCGGGAAAGCTGGCTGCAGCGCTGGCGATTCATGGAAGATGCCGGCGACCGCTGGTGGCCGCTGGCGGCTGGCGTGTATGCCATCGAAGCGGTCAAGCGGGTGCGCGGCATGCGCCTGCTCACCCCGCGCTGGCGGCTGCTGACGCCCGCCCCGCTGGCCAGCAGCGCCGCCCGTTCCAGCCGCCGGGGCGTGTTGCCACCGGCGGTGACCCGAAAGAACAGGCATGAGCACAGCTGA
- the gloB gene encoding hydroxyacylglutathione hydrolase, which translates to MLKISPVPVFNDNYIWVLHTPTHALVVDPGDAGPICAWLAEQQLVLAGVVLTHGHPDHIGGLAGLLAAHPAPVYGPGELAGVDHPVDEGDQIAPPGWPETLTVWATPGHTRHHLSYLLPGAVFCGDTLFACGCGRIFDGTPAQLYASLIRLASLPDDTLVYCSHEYTLSNQQFAGQIEPDNAALSARRLRDQARRAAGLPTVPSRMAEEQQTNPFLRVAQPAVRRALADAGYAPLDTDLQTFTALREWKNRF; encoded by the coding sequence ATGCTGAAAATCTCTCCCGTTCCAGTCTTCAACGACAATTATATCTGGGTTTTGCACACCCCGACGCATGCCTTGGTGGTTGACCCTGGCGATGCCGGGCCTATTTGCGCCTGGCTGGCCGAGCAGCAGCTTGTTCTGGCCGGGGTGGTGCTGACCCATGGCCATCCTGACCATATTGGCGGCCTGGCCGGCCTGCTGGCCGCGCATCCTGCGCCGGTTTACGGGCCAGGCGAGCTGGCCGGGGTGGATCATCCGGTGGATGAAGGCGACCAGATTGCCCCGCCGGGCTGGCCAGAGACGCTGACTGTCTGGGCCACGCCAGGACACACCCGCCACCATCTGAGCTATCTGCTGCCGGGGGCGGTATTTTGCGGCGACACGCTATTTGCCTGTGGCTGCGGGCGGATTTTTGATGGCACGCCAGCCCAGTTGTACGCCTCGCTGATCCGGCTGGCCAGCCTGCCCGACGATACCCTCGTGTATTGCAGCCATGAATATACCTTGTCCAACCAGCAGTTTGCCGGGCAGATTGAGCCTGACAATGCCGCGCTGAGCGCCCGCCGCCTGCGCGACCAGGCCCGCCGCGCTGCCGGGCTGCCTACCGTGCCCAGCCGGATGGCAGAAGAGCAGCAGACCAATCCATTCTTGCGGGTAGCGCAACCCGCCGTGCGCCGGGCGCTGGCCGATGCGGGCTACGCGCCGCTGGACACTGACCTGCAGACATTCACCGCCTTGCGTGAATGGAAAAACCGGTTTTGA
- a CDS encoding LysM peptidoglycan-binding domain-containing protein — protein sequence MKPLAPLALALSLAFSVAHADDAPNDPSQPMQVGMQLMQSNAHLLRNGDNVWVRVREGFQLTEVDSELVRRHERLYSAKPEYLKRTLDRSKRYLFHIMNEVERRGMPTEIALLPLVESAFNPGAVSSAKAAGLWQFMPATGRHYGLEQTFWYDGRRDVLGATSAALDYLENLYAMFGDWSLALAAYNWGEGNVSRALEKNRAKGLPEEFSAIRLPNETRNYVPKLIAVRNILAEPERFGLKLDKFDNRPYFVAVSTGKHMDLDVAAKLAEMPMDEFKALNPAFNRPIYAHKPGRQLLIPATKAELFEKNLAAYQAPLLSWQVYTAQPGDSVEELAQRYGMTLERLRSVNGLASNAIAPGQPLVLAALNPAATPSASTLTISADTDTTPDTLASPAPVARLAAATPVTLAAAAAKDAVSDMPVRTAAASELSRPVAVVGDSASPERADAPRRVAATLVPQTASSPDSSVSRHTVAAGDTLYNIARRYNLSVAELKTLNRLDDEAIKLGQTLTVKGSASSAVASAKPASKPEPRETRKEYVVQKGDTLFSIARKFNIDHDDLKKWNQTKSLARLQPGFKLTLWTGGR from the coding sequence ATGAAGCCCCTTGCCCCGCTCGCCCTGGCACTGTCATTGGCCTTTTCTGTCGCTCACGCCGACGACGCCCCCAATGACCCCAGCCAGCCGATGCAGGTCGGCATGCAGTTGATGCAAAGTAATGCGCATTTGTTGCGCAATGGTGACAATGTCTGGGTGCGTGTGCGCGAAGGCTTCCAGCTGACCGAAGTGGACAGCGAGCTGGTGCGTCGCCACGAACGCCTGTACAGCGCCAAGCCAGAATACCTCAAGCGCACGCTCGACCGCAGCAAACGTTATCTGTTTCACATCATGAACGAAGTCGAGCGGCGCGGCATGCCCACCGAAATTGCCCTGCTGCCCCTGGTGGAAAGCGCCTTCAATCCTGGCGCGGTGTCCAGCGCCAAGGCTGCCGGGCTGTGGCAGTTCATGCCGGCCACCGGTCGCCACTACGGCCTGGAGCAAACCTTCTGGTACGACGGTCGCCGCGATGTGCTGGGTGCCACCAGCGCTGCACTGGACTACCTGGAAAACCTCTACGCCATGTTTGGCGACTGGAGCCTGGCGCTGGCTGCATACAACTGGGGTGAGGGCAATGTCAGCCGCGCACTGGAAAAAAACCGCGCCAAGGGCCTGCCAGAAGAGTTTTCCGCCATCCGCCTGCCTAACGAAACCCGCAACTACGTGCCCAAGCTGATTGCCGTGCGCAATATTCTGGCCGAACCGGAACGCTTTGGCCTGAAGCTGGATAAGTTCGACAACCGTCCGTATTTTGTGGCGGTGAGCACCGGCAAGCATATGGATCTGGACGTGGCGGCCAAGCTGGCCGAGATGCCGATGGACGAATTCAAGGCGCTCAATCCGGCATTCAACCGTCCGATCTACGCCCACAAGCCGGGCCGTCAATTGCTGATTCCGGCCACCAAGGCCGAGCTGTTTGAAAAAAACCTGGCCGCCTATCAGGCACCACTGCTGTCGTGGCAGGTGTATACCGCCCAGCCGGGTGACAGCGTGGAAGAACTGGCCCAGCGCTACGGCATGACCCTCGAACGCCTGCGCAGCGTCAATGGCCTGGCAAGCAACGCCATTGCACCGGGCCAGCCACTGGTGCTGGCGGCACTGAACCCGGCGGCCACGCCGAGCGCCAGCACGCTGACAATCAGCGCTGACACCGACACCACGCCAGATACCCTGGCCAGCCCGGCGCCGGTGGCGCGCCTGGCTGCTGCCACACCAGTGACCTTGGCAGCTGCGGCGGCCAAAGACGCTGTCAGCGATATGCCAGTCCGCACTGCTGCTGCCTCTGAGTTGAGCCGGCCCGTCGCCGTGGTGGGCGACAGCGCCAGCCCCGAGCGGGCAGATGCGCCCCGTCGGGTGGCAGCCACCCTGGTGCCACAAACCGCCAGCAGCCCTGACAGCAGCGTCAGCCGGCACACCGTGGCCGCTGGCGACACCCTGTACAACATCGCCCGCCGCTACAACCTCAGCGTGGCCGAGCTGAAAACCCTCAACCGCCTGGACGACGAGGCCATCAAGCTGGGCCAGACGCTCACCGTCAAGGGCAGCGCCAGCAGTGCCGTGGCCAGCGCCAAGCCAGCCAGCAAGCCCGAACCACGCGAAACCCGCAAGGAATACGTGGTGCAAAAGGGCGATACCCTGTTCAGCATCGCCCGCAAGTTCAATATCGACCACGACGATCTGAAAAAATGGAACCAGACCAAGTCGCTGGCCCGATTGCAGCCAGGCTTCAAGCTCACCTTGTGGACGGGTGGCCGTTAA
- a CDS encoding tetratricopeptide repeat protein — MSTAATHAPTDSFEFDHAYQQAQAALQAGNWPLARTRLTTLRETLQSTNADPRQQAACLALLGRVHWKALDLAASQACWQQALRLEAQPAWQGWLAEAEQLLARQASGALSLAQPPSAELPQAIRLAHQQALLTPNSVEALCRLGTVLVVHQRMAEAAAYFERALALAPEHAQAANNLGHCYLQQKRYVAARNLLQHTLARHPDDLHVQINLANALAQCGELDDALAMHQRVLQRQPDDSATLVNLATLQIRRQAFASAQGYLDQVLSRQPDHLDALSAQVDAWRFQHQFEAAIALLEQLAARQPNVAVHPRRLGSALRQLGQHTAAIAAYQQALALDPGDSDTYSNLLLTLQYAPGYSPEEVFDWHRGFGLRYERPCPTPRRHDNLANPQRRLRVGWVSGDFNSHPVAYFVLPVWSERHRQQFDCIAYDTSLNPDAVTEQLRPLADVWRRVRGATSMELARQIQQDQIDILIDLSGHTGGHRLLTFAHRPAPVQVSWLGYADTSGLSRIHWRISDGHGDPAGAEARYTERLWRLPEVFCCYRPMVRQPALRHRADYAVQPTPALQHGQITFGCCNNYAKITNDMIALWSQLLHRVPGSRLLLELAGIQHGQARAELQARFAQHGIAAARLQLEERDSRWQYLRYHQIDIALDPFPANGGTSSCDVLWMGVPLVTLAGTRFVSRMGVSLLHAVGHPEWVAQDQAGYLDIAARLAADIPALNAIRLALRSEMEASRLMDEAGFTRQFEAALRGMWQAWCAQQTTPLPSQSDQSDEAKIGG, encoded by the coding sequence ATGAGCACTGCAGCCACACACGCCCCGACGGATTCGTTCGAGTTTGATCACGCGTACCAGCAGGCGCAAGCCGCCCTGCAAGCCGGCAACTGGCCTCTGGCGCGTACGCGCCTGACCACGCTGCGGGAGACATTGCAAAGCACAAATGCCGATCCACGCCAGCAAGCCGCCTGCCTGGCACTGCTGGGGCGGGTACACTGGAAGGCGCTGGATCTGGCTGCCAGCCAGGCGTGCTGGCAACAGGCGCTCCGCCTGGAGGCACAGCCAGCGTGGCAGGGCTGGCTGGCCGAAGCCGAACAACTGCTGGCACGTCAGGCCAGCGGCGCGCTCAGCCTGGCCCAGCCACCCAGTGCTGAACTGCCACAAGCCATCAGACTGGCGCATCAGCAGGCCTTGCTCACCCCGAACTCGGTGGAGGCCCTGTGCCGGCTGGGTACGGTGCTGGTGGTGCACCAACGCATGGCAGAGGCTGCGGCGTATTTCGAGCGGGCGCTGGCGCTGGCACCGGAGCATGCTCAGGCGGCCAATAATCTGGGCCACTGCTATCTGCAGCAAAAGCGCTATGTGGCTGCCCGGAATCTGCTGCAGCACACCCTGGCACGCCATCCGGACGATCTCCATGTGCAAATCAACCTGGCCAATGCACTGGCACAATGTGGCGAACTCGATGACGCGCTGGCCATGCACCAGCGGGTATTGCAGCGCCAGCCAGACGATAGTGCCACCCTGGTGAATCTGGCCACCCTGCAGATTCGCCGTCAGGCGTTTGCCTCGGCACAAGGCTATCTGGATCAGGTATTGTCCCGCCAGCCAGACCATCTGGACGCCTTGTCTGCCCAGGTTGATGCCTGGCGTTTCCAGCACCAGTTTGAGGCGGCGATTGCCCTGCTGGAGCAGTTGGCCGCGCGCCAGCCAAACGTCGCCGTCCACCCACGCCGTTTGGGTTCGGCACTGCGCCAGCTGGGCCAGCACACCGCCGCGATTGCCGCCTATCAACAGGCGCTGGCGCTCGATCCTGGCGACAGCGACACCTACAGCAACCTGCTGCTGACGCTGCAATATGCACCGGGTTATTCCCCTGAGGAAGTGTTTGACTGGCACCGGGGCTTTGGCCTGCGCTATGAACGTCCCTGCCCGACGCCGCGCCGGCATGACAACTTGGCCAATCCGCAACGCCGGCTGCGGGTAGGCTGGGTGTCTGGCGACTTTAACTCGCACCCGGTGGCCTATTTCGTGTTACCGGTGTGGAGTGAACGCCATCGCCAGCAGTTTGATTGCATCGCCTACGACACCAGCCTGAATCCGGATGCCGTCACCGAGCAGTTGCGGCCACTGGCCGATGTCTGGCGTCGGGTGCGTGGTGCCACGTCCATGGAACTGGCCCGACAGATTCAGCAGGATCAGATCGACATCCTGATTGATCTGTCCGGGCATACCGGCGGCCACCGGCTGCTGACCTTTGCCCATCGCCCTGCGCCGGTACAGGTGAGCTGGCTGGGCTATGCCGACACCAGCGGGCTGAGCCGGATACACTGGCGCATCAGCGATGGCCATGGAGACCCAGCCGGGGCAGAAGCGCGCTATACCGAACGGCTCTGGCGGCTGCCCGAGGTGTTTTGCTGCTACCGGCCCATGGTGCGCCAGCCGGCATTGCGTCACCGCGCCGACTACGCGGTGCAGCCCACCCCGGCGCTACAGCATGGCCAGATAACGTTTGGCTGCTGTAACAACTACGCCAAGATCACCAACGACATGATTGCGCTGTGGTCACAGCTGCTGCATCGCGTGCCTGGCTCGCGCCTGCTGCTGGAACTGGCCGGCATCCAGCACGGCCAGGCCCGTGCCGAGCTGCAAGCGCGTTTTGCCCAGCACGGCATTGCCGCCGCACGTCTGCAGCTGGAAGAGCGGGATTCCCGCTGGCAGTATCTGCGCTACCACCAGATTGACATTGCCCTCGACCCGTTTCCGGCCAATGGCGGCACCTCCAGCTGCGATGTGCTGTGGATGGGCGTGCCGCTGGTGACGCTGGCAGGGACACGGTTTGTCTCGCGCATGGGCGTGAGCCTGCTGCATGCCGTGGGCCATCCGGAGTGGGTGGCGCAAGATCAGGCAGGCTATCTGGACATCGCCGCCAGGCTGGCGGCGGATATCCCGGCGCTCAACGCCATCCGCCTGGCACTGCGCAGCGAGATGGAAGCCAGCCGGCTGATGGATGAAGCGGGTTTTACCCGCCAGTTTGAAGCGGCTTTGCGCGGCATGTGGCAGGCCTGGTGCGCGCAGCAGACTACACCGCTGCCCAGCCAGAGTGACCAGAGTGATGAAGCAAAAATCGGTGGGTAA
- a CDS encoding phosphoglycolate phosphatase produces the protein MFATPIRAIAFDLDGTLVDSLPDLSRAANAVRAELGLPALADARVRSFVGDGAAMLMARTILDNPDASVDDSPLQTRARTAFQQHYLATLSTGTQLYPGVHDGLSALAERGLPLACVTNKPMVFTQPLLLVLGLSHYFSLVLGGDSLASKKPDPLPLVHTARQFGVAPAELLMVGDSSNDILAARAHGSPVLAVSYGYTESVAALQADGVIDSIAEIGSLLG, from the coding sequence ATGTTTGCTACCCCGATTCGCGCCATCGCCTTTGACCTGGACGGCACCCTGGTGGACAGCCTGCCCGACCTGAGCCGCGCCGCCAATGCCGTGCGCGCCGAGCTGGGTCTGCCGGCGCTGGCCGACGCCCGCGTGCGCAGCTTTGTGGGAGACGGTGCCGCCATGCTGATGGCGCGCACCATCCTCGACAACCCAGACGCCAGCGTGGACGATTCCCCGCTGCAAACCCGCGCCCGCACCGCGTTTCAGCAGCACTACCTGGCCACCCTGAGCACTGGCACCCAGCTGTATCCCGGCGTGCACGACGGGCTGAGCGCGCTGGCTGAGCGCGGCCTGCCGCTGGCCTGCGTCACCAACAAGCCGATGGTGTTCACCCAGCCACTGCTCCTGGTGCTGGGGTTGAGTCACTATTTCAGTCTGGTGTTGGGCGGCGACAGCCTGGCCAGCAAAAAACCCGACCCGCTACCGCTGGTGCATACCGCCCGGCAGTTTGGCGTGGCCCCAGCCGAGCTGTTGATGGTGGGTGACTCCAGCAACGACATCCTGGCGGCCCGCGCCCACGGCTCGCCAGTGCTGGCCGTCAGCTACGGTTACACCGAATCGGTGGCGGCGTTACAGGCGGACGGGGTGATTGACAGCATTGCCGAGATTGGCTCGCTGTTGGGTTAA
- a CDS encoding DEAD/DEAH box helicase: MPFSRLGLSDPIVRAVAELGYTEPTPIQLQAIPAVLSGGDLLAGAQTGTGKTAGFTLPILQRLSTTAPAQPNARPGIRALILTPTRELAAQVEENVRDYSRHLKLTSMVMFGGVGMNPQVDRLKKRVDILVACPGRLLDHLSQGTMDLNSVEILVLDEADRMLDMGFVHDIKKVLAKLPPKRQNLLFSATFSDEIRALADRLLDHPALIEVAPRNATADRVRQQVYRVDRERKRDLLSHLIQEHNWQQVLVFTRTKHGANRLAEKLEKDGIPSAAIHGNKSQSARTKALAGFKSGELQVLVATDIAARGIDISELPHVVNFELPNVPEDYVHRIGRTGRAGAEGEAISLVCVDENKLLVDIEKLIRRPLPSSQVPGFEVDPRIQAEPIPNGRNAPRGGGGGGGRSGGGQPRSGGGQGSHHGGPGAPRAPSATPRPAGQGQARTPKKPTSRHH, translated from the coding sequence ATGCCTTTTTCCCGACTGGGGTTGTCCGACCCCATCGTCCGTGCCGTGGCCGAGCTTGGTTACACGGAACCCACTCCGATTCAGCTTCAGGCCATTCCGGCAGTGCTCAGCGGGGGTGACCTGCTGGCCGGCGCGCAAACCGGCACCGGCAAAACCGCCGGCTTTACCCTGCCGATCCTGCAGCGCCTGTCAACCACCGCCCCGGCCCAGCCCAATGCCCGTCCGGGGATTCGGGCGCTGATTCTGACCCCCACGCGTGAACTGGCCGCCCAGGTGGAAGAAAATGTGCGCGACTACTCGCGCCATTTGAAACTGACCTCAATGGTCATGTTTGGCGGCGTGGGCATGAACCCGCAGGTCGATCGCCTGAAAAAGCGGGTGGATATTCTGGTGGCCTGCCCGGGCCGGCTGCTCGACCATCTGTCGCAAGGCACCATGGACCTGAACAGCGTGGAAATCCTGGTGCTGGATGAAGCCGACCGCATGCTGGACATGGGCTTTGTCCATGACATCAAGAAGGTGCTGGCCAAACTGCCGCCCAAACGGCAGAACCTGCTGTTTTCCGCCACGTTTTCTGATGAAATCCGCGCACTGGCCGACCGTCTGCTCGACCATCCGGCGCTGATTGAAGTGGCACCGCGCAACGCCACCGCCGACCGTGTGCGCCAGCAAGTGTACCGGGTAGACCGCGAACGCAAGCGCGACCTGCTGTCGCACCTGATTCAAGAGCATAACTGGCAGCAGGTGCTGGTGTTTACCCGCACCAAGCACGGTGCCAACCGCCTGGCAGAAAAGCTGGAAAAAGACGGCATTCCGTCGGCAGCGATTCACGGCAACAAAAGCCAGTCGGCGCGCACCAAGGCGCTGGCCGGTTTCAAGAGCGGCGAGCTGCAAGTGCTGGTGGCCACCGATATCGCCGCCCGTGGCATTGATATCAGCGAGCTGCCGCATGTGGTGAACTTCGAGCTGCCCAATGTGCCGGAAGACTATGTGCACCGGATTGGCCGCACCGGTCGCGCGGGTGCCGAAGGTGAAGCCATTTCGCTGGTCTGCGTCGATGAAAACAAGCTGCTGGTGGATATCGAGAAGCTGATTCGCCGTCCGCTGCCCAGCAGCCAGGTGCCGGGCTTTGAAGTAGACCCGCGCATCCAGGCCGAGCCTATTCCGAATGGCCGTAATGCCCCGCGTGGCGGCGGTGGTGGTGGCGGGCGTTCCGGTGGCGGTCAGCCGCGCAGTGGTGGCGGCCAGGGCAGTCACCACGGTGGTCCTGGCGCACCGCGCGCGCCGTCGGCCACCCCGCGTCCGGCTGGCCAGGGCCAGGCACGCACGCCGAAAAAGCCGACCTCACGTCATCATTGA